One window from the genome of Salvia miltiorrhiza cultivar Shanhuang (shh) chromosome 7, IMPLAD_Smil_shh, whole genome shotgun sequence encodes:
- the LOC130991940 gene encoding SEED MATURATION PROTEIN 1, whose translation MAQSKDDIKYGTAQAKVSPDESLRVAYTGGTPLEAGKIADSEFVDLFPGARKISDQHHQADRARATQEQDGVSSRDDNRH comes from the coding sequence ATGGCGCAGAGCAAGGACGACATAAAATACGGCACAGCTCAGGCGAAAGTATCGCCGGATGAATCTCTCAGAGTTGCCTACACCGGAGGCACGCCCCTCGAGGCCGGAAAAATTGCCGATTCCGAATTCGTCGACCTTTTCCCCGGCGCTCGTAAAATCTCCGACCAACACCATCAAGCCGACAGAGCTCGAGCAACACAGGAGCAAGATGGAGTCTCGAGTCGGGATGATAATCGCCATTAG
- the LOC130991840 gene encoding 3-ketoacyl-CoA thiolase 2, peroxisomal has protein sequence MEKATERQRILLQHLRPSFTSSSLEDVDSSISASICSAGDSAAYQRSSIFGDDVVIVAAHRTALCKSKRGGFKDTYPDDLLAPVLRALIEKTNVNPSEVGDIVVGTVLAPGSQRASECRMAAFYAGFPETVPVRTVNRQCSSGLQAVADVAAAIKAGFYDIGIGAGIESMTTNPMAWEGSVNPRVKTMVQAQDCLLPMGITSENVAHRFGVTRQEQDQAAVDSHRKAASATASGKFKDEIIPVKTKIVDPKSGDEKEVTISVDDGIRPNTTVADLGKLKPVFKKDGTTTAGNSSQVSDGAGAVLLMKRSVALQKGLPILGVFRTFVAVGVDPAIMGVGPAVAIPAAVKSAGLELEDIDLFEINEAFASQFLYCCNKLGLDPEKINVNGGAMAIGHPLGATGARCVATLLHEMKRRGKDCRYGVVSMCIGTGMGAAAVFERGDACDELCNTRKVEAQNFLSKDAR, from the exons atggaGAAAGCAACTGAGAGGCAGAGGATTTTGCTTCAGCATCTACGACCATCGTTCACTAGTTCTTCTCTCGAAGATGTCGATTCTTCAATTTCT GCATCTATATGCTCAGCTGGGGACAGTGCAGCATATCAGAGGTCTTCTATCTTTGGTGATGACGTGGTTATAGTGGC TGCCCACCGGACTGCTCTATGCAAGTCGAAGAGGGGTGGCTTCAAAGATACCTATCCCGATGATTTACTTGCTCCTGTTCTGAGG GCACTGATAGAAAAAACTAATGTAAATCCAAGTGAAGTTGGGGATATTGTTGTAGGCACGGTATTGGCCCCGGGCTCACAAAGAGCTTCGGAATGCAGAATGGCTGCATTTTATGCTGGTTTCCCTG AAACTGTACCGGTTAGAACTGTGAATAGGCAGTGTTCTTCCGGCCTTCAAGCTGTTGCTGATGTAGCTGCAGCCATCAAAGCTGGGTTTTACGATATTG GGATTGGTGCTGGGATAGAATCAATGACTACTAATCCCATGGCTTGGGAAGGATCAGTCAATCCACGA GTGAAAACAATGGTGCAAGCGCAAGATTGTCTTCTTCCAATGGGTATTACTTCAGAAAACGTTGCACATCGTTTTGGTGTGACAAGGCAGGAGCAAGATCAGGCTGCA GTAGACTCACATAGGAAGGCAGCTTCTGCCACTGCTTCTGGAAAGTTTAAAGATGAGATCATTCCTGTAAAAACTAAG ATCGTGGACCCGAAATCTGGAGACGAGAAAGAAGTCACAATATCTGTTGATGACGGTATACGACCAAACACCACGGTGGCGGACTTGGGCAAGCTGAAACCTGTTTTTAAGAAAGATGGCACAACCACTGCCG GGAACTCGAGCCAAGTAAGTGATGGTGCTGGAGCCGTGCTTCTCATGAAGAGAAGTGTCGCCTTGCAGAAGGGACTTCCCATCCTCGGAGTATTTAG GACCTTTGTTGCTGTTGGTGTAGACCCAGCTATCATGGGCGTTGGCCCTGCAGTCGCGATTCCTGCTGCAGTCAAATCTGCTGGTCTTGAACTCGAGGACATTGACCTTTTCGAGATAAATGAG GCATTCGCTTCTCAGTTTCTATACTGCTGTAATAAGCTCGGACTCGACCCCGAGAAGATTAACGTGAATGGAGGTGCGATGGCTATCGGACATCCCCTCGGTGCAACAGGAGCTCGATGTGTTGCTACCTTGTTGCATGAGATGAAGCGTCGAGGCAAAGATTGTCGCTACGGTGTGGTGTCAATGTGCATAG GCACTGGAATGGGGGCTGCTGCTGTTTTCGAAAGAGGTGACGCCTGCGACGAGCTCTGCAACACCCGTAAAGTCGAAGCTCAGAACTTTCTCTCGAAAGATGCTAGATGA